In Streptomyces sp. 840.1, one DNA window encodes the following:
- a CDS encoding DegT/DnrJ/EryC1/StrS aminotransferase family protein, translated as MSDATAIPFFSGAASVRRDWPRLEARIREVAASGRFTSGPVTAELETAIAARTGARHAVAVANGTDALVILLRAAGIGPGDEVIVPAYTFFATASAVLHVGAEPVLVDVLPGSYAMDPRRAEDAITERTRAIMPVHLFSQMADMEVLKDLADRHGLILLEDSAEGIDMWAGGVHAGLWGSGGVLSFFPTKTLGSLGDAGMLLTDDDGIAAAARRLRLHGQGTDGAYDTDGAYVYQELGYNSRCDELHAAFLLHRLERLSEETERRAGLAARYDRLLAPLAGTVDTPWMAPAKTPSNQVYYVYLIECDRRDELAAYLEANGVGTEAYYPRPLTDQPLLAPLPGSRHPVPVASAAAGRALGLPMYPDLTDEQADRVAALIHAFYGAAS; from the coding sequence ATGAGTGACGCCACCGCCATCCCCTTCTTCAGCGGCGCCGCCTCCGTCCGCCGCGACTGGCCCCGGCTGGAGGCCCGCATCCGCGAGGTCGCCGCCTCCGGCCGGTTCACCTCCGGCCCGGTCACCGCCGAACTGGAGACGGCGATCGCCGCCCGCACCGGCGCCCGGCACGCGGTGGCCGTCGCCAACGGGACCGACGCCCTGGTGATCCTGCTCCGGGCGGCGGGCATCGGCCCCGGCGACGAGGTGATCGTCCCCGCGTACACCTTCTTCGCGACCGCCTCGGCCGTCCTGCACGTGGGCGCCGAACCGGTGCTGGTGGACGTGCTGCCCGGCAGCTACGCGATGGACCCCCGGCGCGCCGAGGACGCGATCACCGAGCGGACCAGGGCGATCATGCCGGTGCACCTGTTCTCGCAGATGGCCGACATGGAGGTGCTGAAGGACCTGGCCGACCGCCACGGACTGATCCTCCTGGAGGACAGCGCCGAGGGCATCGACATGTGGGCCGGCGGGGTGCACGCGGGTCTGTGGGGCAGCGGTGGCGTCCTCTCCTTCTTCCCCACCAAGACGCTGGGCTCGCTCGGCGACGCGGGGATGCTGCTCACGGACGACGACGGCATCGCCGCCGCGGCCCGGCGGCTGCGCCTGCACGGCCAGGGCACGGACGGCGCGTACGACACGGACGGCGCCTACGTCTACCAGGAGCTCGGCTACAACAGCCGCTGCGACGAACTGCACGCCGCGTTCCTGCTGCACCGCCTGGAACGGCTCAGCGAGGAGACGGAGCGGCGCGCCGGGCTGGCCGCCCGCTACGACCGGCTGCTGGCCCCGCTGGCCGGCACCGTCGACACCCCCTGGATGGCCCCCGCCAAGACCCCGAGCAACCAGGTCTACTACGTCTACCTCATCGAGTGCGACCGCCGGGACGAGCTGGCCGCGTACCTGGAGGCGAACGGCGTCGGCACCGAGGCGTACTACCCGCGCCCGCTCACCGACCAGCCGCTGCTGGCCCCGCTGCCGGGCTCCCGCCACCCCGTCCCGGTCGCCTCGGCCGCCGCGGGCCGGGCCCTGGGGCTGCCGATGTACCCCGACCTCACCGACGAGCAGGCCGACCGCGTCGCCGCCCTGATCCACGCCTTCTACGGAGCCGCATCGTGA
- a CDS encoding DegT/DnrJ/EryC1/StrS aminotransferase family protein → MTTAIPYFDWPARSADWADDIVEVFREVAESDEFILKSRVERLESEIAGRTGAAHAIAVASGTGALSVILAALGLGDGDEVVTPAFSFVSTASTVALRGARPVFADVDHETGLLDPAAAEAAVTERTRALLPAYLFSGSPEMGAFAELAARRGLHLVEDSAIALGATVDGRPAGRHGHAGVYSFFPAKPAGGIGDAGMIVTDDPELARTARMLRNHGQPAGKRFYHELLGFNCRMDELTAGFLLRKLPHLDRLLERRREIAAIYEEGLRPLGPALLPPPAGFQDRAVYTYVVRAQQRDELRAQLAKEGIETAVYYPRPLHLQPAFAYLGHGPGDFPVAEQLSRESLALPLHPDMAPGAAERVVAAVSRFCAAGR, encoded by the coding sequence GTGACCACCGCCATCCCGTACTTCGACTGGCCCGCCCGCTCGGCCGACTGGGCCGACGACATCGTGGAGGTCTTCCGAGAGGTCGCCGAGAGCGATGAGTTCATCCTCAAGTCCCGGGTCGAGCGCCTGGAGTCGGAGATCGCCGGACGCACCGGAGCGGCCCACGCCATCGCCGTGGCCAGCGGCACCGGAGCGCTGAGCGTGATCCTGGCCGCGCTCGGCCTCGGGGACGGCGACGAGGTGGTCACCCCCGCGTTCTCCTTCGTCTCCACCGCCTCCACCGTCGCGCTGCGCGGCGCCCGCCCGGTCTTCGCGGACGTCGACCACGAGACCGGCCTGCTCGACCCGGCCGCCGCCGAGGCCGCCGTCACCGAACGCACCAGGGCGCTGCTGCCGGCCTACCTGTTCTCCGGCTCCCCGGAGATGGGCGCCTTCGCCGAGCTCGCCGCCCGGCGCGGACTCCACCTGGTCGAGGACAGTGCGATCGCGCTCGGCGCCACCGTCGACGGCAGGCCCGCAGGCCGCCACGGGCACGCCGGGGTGTACTCCTTCTTCCCGGCGAAGCCCGCCGGCGGCATCGGGGACGCCGGGATGATCGTCACCGACGACCCCGAACTCGCCCGCACCGCACGGATGCTCCGCAACCACGGCCAGCCGGCCGGCAAGCGCTTCTACCACGAGCTGCTCGGCTTCAACTGCCGGATGGACGAGCTCACCGCAGGCTTCCTGCTGCGCAAACTCCCGCACCTGGACCGGCTGCTGGAGCGGCGCCGCGAGATCGCCGCGATCTACGAGGAGGGACTGCGCCCGCTGGGCCCGGCGCTGCTGCCGCCGCCGGCCGGCTTCCAGGACCGCGCCGTCTACACCTACGTCGTACGCGCCCAGCAGCGCGACGAGCTGCGCGCCCAGCTGGCGAAGGAGGGCATCGAGACCGCCGTCTACTACCCGCGCCCGCTGCACCTCCAGCCCGCGTTCGCGTATCTCGGCCACGGACCCGGCGACTTCCCCGTCGCCGAGCAGCTGTCCCGCGAGTCCCTCGCGCTGCCGCTGCACCCGGACATGGCACCGGGCGCGGCCGAGCGGGTCGTGGCAGCCGTCAGCCGCTTCTGCGCTGCGGGGAGGTGA
- a CDS encoding sugar phosphate isomerase/epimerase yields MSVAKTPGIAADRLCGIGDEAAPDLAGQLAIHHELGMEAVELRTVDGLGLHELPTGDAADLARRTIVAGLRVPVVDTPVGSWSTTVATPMDDELAALERSAKVAALLGCDRLRVMSYPNDGRPEREWRSEALRRMKRLAREAERLGVTLLHENCQGWAGRSAAHTVRMLEEVASPRLRLLFDTGNGLAYGYDSLDFLRGVLPWVEHVHIKDGVGSGGAAEFTMPGEGTAHVVDCVNLLEQHGYRGYYSLEPHLARIPHLGLAGDPAALADGYREYARRCAALLGTAQSRAFIDSTDSPMYWEGSHHG; encoded by the coding sequence ATGTCGGTAGCGAAGACCCCGGGCATCGCCGCGGACCGGCTGTGCGGCATCGGGGACGAGGCCGCCCCCGACCTGGCGGGCCAGCTGGCCATCCACCACGAACTGGGCATGGAGGCCGTCGAGTTGCGTACGGTCGACGGCCTCGGACTGCACGAGCTGCCGACGGGCGACGCGGCCGACCTGGCCCGGCGCACCATCGTCGCCGGTCTGCGGGTGCCCGTCGTCGACACGCCGGTGGGCTCCTGGTCCACCACCGTCGCCACCCCCATGGACGACGAGCTGGCGGCCCTCGAACGCTCCGCCAAGGTGGCAGCCCTGCTCGGCTGCGACCGGCTGCGGGTCATGTCCTACCCCAACGACGGCCGCCCCGAGCGCGAATGGCGCTCCGAGGCGCTGCGCCGGATGAAGAGACTGGCCCGCGAGGCCGAGCGGCTCGGGGTCACCCTGCTGCACGAGAACTGCCAGGGCTGGGCCGGCCGGAGCGCGGCGCACACCGTGCGGATGCTGGAGGAGGTCGCGAGCCCCCGGCTGCGGCTGCTGTTCGACACCGGCAACGGCCTCGCCTACGGCTACGACTCGCTCGACTTCCTGCGCGGGGTGCTGCCGTGGGTGGAACACGTACACATCAAGGACGGCGTCGGCTCCGGCGGAGCGGCCGAGTTCACGATGCCCGGCGAGGGCACCGCCCACGTCGTGGACTGCGTGAACCTGCTGGAGCAGCACGGCTACCGGGGCTACTACAGCCTGGAACCCCACCTGGCCCGCATCCCGCACCTGGGCCTGGCGGGCGACCCCGCCGCGCTGGCCGACGGCTACCGGGAGTACGCCCGGCGCTGCGCCGCACTGCTCGGCACCGCACAAAGCCGGGCCTTCATCGATTCCACGGACAGCCCCATGTACTGGGAGGGGAGCCACCATGGCTGA
- a CDS encoding M20/M25/M40 family metallo-hydrolase yields the protein MAETARTTRTRGGLDAGDLEWLTDLMAVDSVSPLEGGPLDGAARAQRVFLAGAAERGFRTVLHRAPGPELLDRPEVPAPVREEAARDLPAFLAGQPSVVVAHGAPQPQERRLVINFHVDTVGPHVPPKLDGRILYGRGAVDDKGPGIAAAAGVAAAFAQDPGLDGRIEVQIASVPGEEGGAMGTYGTRALVDAGFTGRLMVFAEPTGNTFMDGCTAAMTPRITVDGQDSTDDHPGDGHNATVLLGFLADFLARRLGPLAHGMGAKLCVSGLHTGSAHNRVYGGGQLLLNIAYPATEQAELLAASLEVLIEEARTEFAHLHAHDPFSRRTVKDWRRIVRLDWLKQGLPTLNNRDADAELVLNDAGFLRHDGLADGTAFTCDAIWAPGPGRYVVACGPGQLDANGAHTADEFVHLDDLDTYARRIKELVHAFAARTA from the coding sequence ATGGCTGAGACGGCCCGCACCACCCGCACCCGCGGCGGCCTCGACGCCGGCGACCTGGAGTGGCTCACCGACCTGATGGCCGTCGACTCGGTCTCGCCGCTGGAGGGCGGCCCGCTGGACGGGGCGGCCCGCGCGCAGCGCGTCTTCCTGGCCGGCGCCGCCGAGCGCGGCTTCCGCACGGTGCTGCACCGCGCCCCCGGGCCCGAACTCCTCGACCGCCCCGAGGTGCCCGCCCCGGTCCGCGAGGAGGCCGCCCGCGACCTGCCCGCGTTCCTGGCCGGGCAGCCCTCGGTGGTCGTCGCCCACGGGGCCCCGCAGCCGCAGGAGCGCCGCCTGGTCATCAACTTCCACGTGGACACGGTCGGCCCGCACGTGCCGCCGAAGCTGGACGGGCGGATCCTGTACGGCCGGGGCGCCGTCGACGACAAGGGCCCGGGGATCGCCGCCGCGGCCGGGGTCGCCGCGGCCTTCGCGCAGGACCCGGGCCTCGACGGCCGGATCGAGGTGCAGATCGCCTCCGTGCCCGGCGAGGAGGGCGGCGCGATGGGCACCTACGGCACCCGCGCGCTCGTCGACGCGGGGTTCACCGGGCGCCTGATGGTGTTCGCGGAGCCCACCGGCAACACCTTCATGGACGGCTGCACCGCCGCCATGACCCCCCGGATCACGGTCGACGGCCAGGACTCCACCGACGACCACCCCGGGGACGGCCACAACGCCACCGTGCTCCTGGGCTTCCTCGCGGACTTCCTCGCCCGCCGGCTCGGCCCGCTCGCCCACGGCATGGGAGCCAAGCTCTGCGTCTCGGGCCTGCACACCGGCAGCGCGCACAACCGGGTCTACGGCGGTGGGCAGCTGCTGCTCAACATCGCCTACCCGGCGACCGAACAGGCCGAACTGCTCGCCGCCTCCCTGGAGGTGCTGATCGAGGAGGCCCGGACCGAGTTCGCGCATCTGCACGCCCACGACCCGTTCAGCCGCCGCACGGTGAAGGACTGGCGCCGGATCGTCCGCCTGGACTGGCTGAAGCAGGGCCTGCCCACCCTGAACAACCGCGACGCCGATGCCGAACTCGTCCTGAACGACGCCGGGTTCCTCCGGCACGACGGACTGGCCGACGGCACCGCCTTCACCTGCGACGCGATCTGGGCGCCCGGCCCCGGCCGCTACGTGGTGGCCTGCGGACCGGGACAGCTCGACGCCAACGGGGCCCACACCGCAGACGAGTTCGTGCACCTGGACGACCTGGACACCTACGCCCGGCGCATCAAGGAACTGGTCCACGCCTTCGCCGCCCGCACCGCCTGA
- a CDS encoding Ldh family oxidoreductase, producing the protein MTVRVPLTELTTFVQDVLTNCGLDAESARTAADVITYADANGFTTHGTNGLVNIYAPRLLDGRIDAGATPRVVQETAGAALLDGERGLGLVTMDLAMDIAMAKARQTGIGMVAVRNSTHFGSAGYYTQKAAAAGLIGLAMTNCGAQGVAPPLGGTVRMLGTNPLSAAVPVTEGAPFVLDMSTTVVATGKIKAAHREGQQVPQEWLVRHDGTPTSDPADFMAEEADVAWLGGPASTGGAKGFGLALLVDLLCGPLSGAAYGPRPGVLKGEPAGDDNVGHTAIVIDPSAFGSAHAIAAENRRLLDTVVNSPAAAYATRGVTYPGAPEAERYAQSRREGVLLPGPVADGLVALAGQLAVRAPDALAVRALAPAA; encoded by the coding sequence ATGACTGTCCGCGTCCCCCTCACCGAGCTCACCACCTTCGTCCAGGACGTCCTCACGAACTGCGGCCTGGACGCCGAATCGGCGCGCACCGCCGCCGACGTCATCACCTACGCCGACGCGAACGGCTTCACCACACACGGCACCAACGGGCTCGTGAACATCTACGCCCCCCGGCTGCTCGACGGCCGGATAGACGCCGGCGCCACCCCGCGCGTCGTCCAGGAGACCGCCGGGGCCGCCCTGCTCGACGGGGAGCGCGGGCTCGGCCTCGTCACCATGGACCTGGCCATGGACATCGCCATGGCCAAGGCGCGGCAGACCGGGATCGGCATGGTCGCCGTGCGCAACAGCACCCACTTCGGCAGCGCCGGCTACTACACGCAGAAGGCCGCGGCCGCCGGGCTGATCGGCCTGGCGATGACGAACTGCGGCGCCCAGGGCGTCGCCCCGCCGCTGGGCGGCACCGTGCGGATGCTCGGCACCAACCCGCTGAGCGCGGCCGTACCGGTGACCGAGGGCGCGCCGTTCGTCCTCGACATGAGCACCACGGTGGTCGCGACCGGGAAGATCAAGGCCGCCCACCGGGAGGGCCAGCAGGTCCCGCAGGAGTGGCTGGTGCGCCACGACGGCACCCCGACCTCGGATCCGGCCGACTTCATGGCGGAGGAGGCGGACGTCGCCTGGCTCGGCGGGCCCGCCTCGACCGGCGGCGCCAAGGGCTTCGGCCTCGCCCTGCTGGTGGACCTGCTCTGCGGCCCGCTCTCCGGCGCCGCCTACGGCCCCCGGCCCGGCGTGCTGAAGGGCGAGCCGGCCGGCGATGACAACGTGGGCCACACCGCGATCGTGATCGACCCCTCGGCGTTCGGCTCGGCACACGCGATCGCCGCCGAGAACCGCCGCCTGCTCGACACGGTCGTGAACTCCCCGGCCGCCGCGTACGCGACGCGGGGCGTCACCTACCCCGGAGCCCCCGAGGCCGAGCGGTACGCGCAGTCGCGCCGCGAGGGCGTCCTGCTGCCCGGACCGGTGGCCGACGGCCTGGTGGCCCTCGCCGGGCAGCTGGCCGTGCGGGCGCCCGACGCGCTGGCCGTGCGGGCCCTCGCGCCCGCCGCCTGA
- a CDS encoding Gfo/Idh/MocA family protein: protein MRIGVIGLGVIAPFFLRAIEDDPELRLTAVCDLDRRKLAGFAPETAVFADHRELLASGLVDGVVVTLPNHAHAPVVADALRAGAHVCCEKPLTVHAEDAHHLVRLADEYGTTLFTAFHRRYNTHVQQLADQLADRQEISHVTSRYQERIEEHSGSEAWYQDLDRCGGGCVIDNGPNALDALETVLGPLTLTDATIGDVRSGVEFCAELHLATPDGIPVLVDLDWALETGERKDITVHLKDGRQLNADMLDGFQEFKSSLDHEYAGIMADFHRTVRDGRSGPDRGPHIVDLVEEAYAIGRTREERLRMTGKEPADAHLVKLLFHRRTDRGMVLSPWQSRCVRAGDVHELVTTTDRPTATGDRVDHVGFLGFAEFTAATVIDRGDVVTGPSGPIGRVAGFDECHAPNHYNILIDTERVLTAEDLDLNTLDTLTFSGGTR, encoded by the coding sequence ATGCGTATCGGAGTGATCGGACTGGGCGTCATCGCCCCCTTCTTCCTGCGGGCCATCGAGGACGACCCGGAGCTCCGGCTGACCGCCGTCTGCGATCTGGACCGCCGGAAACTGGCCGGATTCGCGCCGGAGACAGCCGTGTTCGCCGACCACCGCGAACTGCTCGCCTCGGGGCTCGTGGACGGCGTGGTGGTCACCCTGCCCAACCACGCGCACGCCCCGGTCGTGGCCGACGCCCTGCGGGCCGGTGCGCACGTCTGCTGCGAGAAGCCGCTGACCGTCCACGCCGAGGACGCGCACCACCTGGTACGGCTGGCCGACGAGTACGGCACGACCCTGTTCACCGCCTTCCACCGCCGCTACAACACCCATGTCCAGCAACTGGCGGACCAGTTGGCCGACCGGCAGGAGATCTCGCACGTCACCAGCCGCTACCAGGAGCGGATCGAGGAACACAGCGGCAGCGAGGCCTGGTACCAGGACCTCGACCGCTGCGGCGGCGGCTGCGTCATCGACAACGGCCCCAACGCGCTGGACGCACTGGAGACCGTGCTCGGCCCGCTCACCCTGACGGACGCCACGATCGGCGACGTCCGCTCCGGCGTCGAGTTCTGCGCCGAACTGCACCTGGCCACCCCCGACGGCATCCCGGTCCTGGTGGACCTGGACTGGGCCCTGGAGACCGGCGAGCGCAAGGACATCACCGTCCACCTCAAGGACGGCCGGCAGCTGAACGCCGACATGCTCGACGGATTCCAGGAGTTCAAGTCCTCCCTCGACCACGAGTACGCCGGGATCATGGCGGACTTCCACCGCACGGTCCGCGACGGCCGCAGCGGGCCGGACCGGGGCCCGCACATCGTCGATCTGGTCGAGGAGGCGTACGCCATCGGCCGCACCAGGGAGGAGCGGCTGCGGATGACCGGCAAGGAGCCTGCCGACGCCCATCTGGTGAAGCTGCTGTTCCACCGGCGCACCGACCGGGGCATGGTCCTGTCGCCCTGGCAGTCGCGCTGCGTGCGCGCCGGCGACGTGCACGAACTGGTCACCACCACCGACCGCCCCACCGCCACCGGGGACCGGGTCGACCACGTCGGGTTCCTGGGCTTCGCGGAGTTCACGGCGGCCACGGTGATCGACCGGGGCGACGTGGTGACGGGCCCGAGCGGGCCGATCGGACGGGTGGCCGGATTTGACGAGTGCCACGCGCCGAACCACTACAACATTCTCATCGACACCGAACGCGTCCTCACCGCAGAGGACTTGGACCTGAATACGCTGGACACCCTCACCTTCTCCGGAGGAACCCGATGA
- a CDS encoding phenylalanine--tRNA ligase beta subunit-related protein: protein MTATTQGTPTFRRVAVTPEARERVPGVHVLTLEADIGATGPSAAEAVWSEAHARWNGRSRAEVRAAPNVAAYRELSRLLGTHPDKRPPSVQALIDRGLRAKPLGAWPQINPAVDAVNAVAVRSLVALGLFDRDALVGEVGLRLTDGTEEFTALGADGPVTLEAGGLVLADEERVLSQFAHRDGVHQAVTGTTRRVLLLACSVPGVSEDTCRDALLEAAALLRGTAN from the coding sequence ATGACCGCCACCACACAGGGCACCCCCACCTTCCGCAGGGTCGCCGTGACGCCCGAGGCCCGCGAGCGGGTGCCCGGGGTGCACGTACTGACCCTGGAGGCGGACATCGGCGCCACCGGCCCCTCGGCGGCCGAGGCGGTCTGGTCCGAGGCCCACGCCCGGTGGAACGGCAGGAGCCGTGCCGAGGTGCGCGCCGCCCCCAACGTCGCCGCCTACCGGGAGCTGAGCCGGCTGCTCGGCACCCACCCGGACAAGCGGCCGCCCTCCGTACAGGCCCTGATCGACCGGGGGCTGCGGGCCAAGCCGCTGGGCGCCTGGCCGCAGATCAACCCGGCCGTCGACGCCGTCAACGCGGTCGCCGTACGCAGCCTGGTCGCGCTCGGCCTCTTCGACCGGGACGCGCTTGTGGGCGAGGTGGGGCTGCGGCTGACCGACGGCACCGAGGAGTTCACCGCACTCGGCGCGGACGGCCCGGTGACCCTGGAGGCCGGCGGCCTGGTGCTCGCCGACGAGGAGCGCGTGCTGTCGCAGTTCGCGCACCGCGACGGCGTGCACCAGGCGGTGACCGGCACCACCCGCCGGGTGCTGCTGCTGGCCTGCTCGGTCCCCGGCGTCAGCGAGGACACCTGCCGGGACGCGCTGCTGGAGGCCGCCGCACTCCTGCGCGGGACGGCGAACTAG
- a CDS encoding anthranilate synthase component I family protein, giving the protein MTITAVEPAAAPPRAHPAPVRVSVARTPLPPHAPLALATELRRLLGADQVFLFESLAGPDEDCRFAAVGAEALARITVRDGQAALDGAPGLVDRLRPLVDGAAGDVQRLLETLRGAFAVDTDVPLDSYAFGFLAVLGYEAAWHLEQLPPLGPGQDPEITLTLFRHVVSYHLGSGESHELRAQADEFGGTGLLGDRLAGLVRALPDHAETQPPAAPRPQEVRRTVHREEFTERVERCLEHIRAGDVYQIQIGHRIEVTTPLAPLDAYRRLRRSNPSPYMYLVPWAGRTLVGASPELLLRIEGRTLAMRPIAGTIARAADPAEDARRVAALHADEKERAEHIMLVDLCRNDVARVSVPGTLAVEQMMEVEHFAQVHHLVSTVSGQLADDADVFSALRATFPAGTMTGAPKVRAMELIQEIEGRPRGAYAGALGLIDLRGQAATLALCIRTAVHDPATGTYTLQASAGVVADSSADGEWGETLIKMSAVYSALTGEVLTA; this is encoded by the coding sequence ATGACCATCACCGCAGTCGAGCCCGCCGCAGCACCGCCCCGGGCGCACCCCGCACCCGTGCGGGTGAGCGTGGCGCGGACCCCGCTGCCGCCGCACGCCCCGCTCGCCCTGGCCACCGAACTGCGCCGGCTGCTCGGTGCGGACCAGGTGTTCCTCTTCGAGAGCCTGGCAGGCCCCGACGAGGACTGCCGCTTCGCAGCCGTCGGCGCCGAGGCCCTCGCCCGGATCACGGTGCGGGACGGACAGGCCGCGCTGGACGGGGCTCCCGGGCTGGTGGACCGGCTGCGCCCCCTCGTGGACGGCGCCGCCGGTGACGTACAGCGGCTGCTGGAGACGCTGCGCGGGGCCTTCGCCGTGGACACCGACGTACCGCTCGACAGCTACGCCTTCGGATTCCTCGCCGTGCTCGGCTACGAGGCCGCCTGGCACCTGGAACAGCTGCCGCCGCTCGGACCGGGCCAGGACCCGGAGATCACCCTCACCCTCTTCCGGCACGTCGTCAGCTACCACCTCGGCAGCGGCGAGAGTCACGAACTGCGCGCGCAGGCCGACGAGTTCGGCGGCACCGGACTGCTGGGCGACCGGCTCGCCGGACTGGTGCGGGCCCTGCCGGACCACGCCGAAACCCAGCCGCCGGCCGCGCCCCGGCCGCAGGAGGTGCGCCGCACCGTCCACCGCGAGGAGTTCACCGAGCGGGTGGAACGCTGCCTGGAGCACATCAGGGCCGGCGACGTCTACCAGATCCAGATCGGCCACCGCATCGAGGTGACGACGCCCCTGGCGCCCCTCGACGCCTACCGCCGGCTGCGCCGGAGCAACCCCTCGCCGTACATGTACCTGGTGCCGTGGGCGGGCCGCACCCTGGTCGGGGCCAGCCCCGAACTGCTGCTGCGGATCGAGGGCCGCACCCTGGCCATGCGGCCCATCGCGGGCACCATCGCACGGGCCGCCGACCCCGCCGAGGACGCCCGCCGGGTGGCCGCGCTGCACGCCGACGAGAAGGAACGCGCCGAGCACATCATGCTCGTCGACCTGTGCCGCAACGACGTGGCCAGGGTCTCCGTACCGGGCACCCTCGCCGTCGAACAGATGATGGAGGTCGAGCACTTCGCCCAGGTGCACCACCTCGTCTCCACGGTGAGCGGCCAACTGGCCGACGACGCCGACGTGTTCTCCGCGCTGCGCGCCACCTTCCCGGCCGGCACGATGACCGGCGCCCCCAAGGTCCGCGCCATGGAGCTGATCCAGGAGATCGAGGGCCGGCCGCGCGGCGCCTACGCGGGCGCGCTGGGCCTGATCGACCTGCGCGGGCAGGCGGCGACGCTCGCCCTGTGCATCCGTACCGCCGTCCACGACCCCGCCACGGGCACCTACACCCTCCAGGCCTCCGCCGGGGTGGTCGCCGACTCCTCGGCCGACGGCGAATGGGGCGAGACACTGATCAAGATGAGCGCCGTGTACTCCGCGCTGACCGGCGAGGTGCTCACCGCATGA
- a CDS encoding aminodeoxychorismate/anthranilate synthase component II, translating to MRILLVDARDSFVHVIDHYLRQQGARTDLVTAHAHTPAELAARRPDAVVLGPGPGHPADSGHPELVRHFAGRVPLLGICLGHQAIGLAFGARIERASRTVHGKTSRLDHDGTGVFAGLADGTEVTRYHSLAVADPPPDTLAVTARAREDGCVMGLRHHRLPVQGVQFHPESITTRTGQAFITNFLEGIQPWPTTVPGRR from the coding sequence ATGAGAATCCTGCTCGTCGACGCACGCGACAGCTTCGTCCACGTCATCGACCACTACCTGCGTCAGCAGGGCGCCCGCACCGACCTCGTCACCGCCCACGCGCACACCCCGGCCGAGCTGGCCGCCCGCCGCCCGGACGCCGTGGTGCTCGGCCCCGGCCCGGGGCACCCCGCCGACTCCGGCCACCCGGAGCTGGTGCGCCACTTCGCCGGCCGGGTCCCGCTGCTCGGGATCTGCCTGGGCCACCAGGCCATCGGACTCGCCTTCGGCGCCCGGATCGAGCGGGCCTCGCGCACCGTGCACGGCAAGACCAGCCGCCTCGACCACGACGGCACCGGCGTCTTCGCCGGACTCGCCGACGGCACCGAGGTAACCCGCTACCACTCACTGGCCGTCGCCGACCCGCCGCCGGACACGCTCGCCGTGACCGCACGGGCCCGGGAGGACGGCTGCGTGATGGGACTGCGCCACCACCGGCTGCCCGTCCAGGGCGTGCAGTTCCACCCCGAGAGCATCACCACCCGCACCGGACAGGCCTTCATCACGAACTTCCTCGAAGGGATACAGCCATGGCCGACCACGGTCCCTGGGCGTCGATAG
- a CDS encoding flavodoxin family protein, producing MADHGPWASIAALNGSERPDGLTGRVLRMMAAQAAEHGVHLDVIPLAEYDITPCGPCGDCNVRPLPCAQDDDVPALVDRMIRADGVLYAAPVHGFGLAGVMQNFIERAGVGHLRFDRPLANKVAGVVVTGRRYSHDRVYGQLIDNVLLNRMIVPGSGFPAFVQDQFAPGEDEEGLAAARGLMDRMIDLLRILLLPHAGRGDTARLLSLPRNERAGLLSPTG from the coding sequence ATGGCCGACCACGGTCCCTGGGCGTCGATAGCCGCCCTGAACGGTTCCGAGCGCCCCGACGGGCTCACCGGGCGGGTACTGCGCATGATGGCCGCGCAGGCCGCCGAGCACGGCGTGCACCTCGACGTGATCCCGCTCGCCGAGTACGACATCACCCCGTGCGGCCCGTGCGGCGACTGCAACGTGCGGCCGCTGCCCTGCGCCCAGGACGACGACGTGCCCGCCCTGGTGGACCGGATGATCCGGGCCGACGGCGTGCTGTACGCGGCGCCCGTCCACGGCTTCGGCCTGGCCGGCGTGATGCAGAACTTCATCGAGCGGGCCGGCGTCGGACACCTGCGCTTCGACCGCCCCCTCGCCAACAAGGTCGCCGGAGTCGTGGTCACCGGGCGCCGCTACAGCCACGACCGGGTCTACGGGCAGCTCATCGACAACGTCCTGCTCAACCGGATGATCGTGCCCGGAAGCGGCTTCCCGGCCTTCGTCCAGGACCAGTTCGCGCCGGGCGAGGACGAGGAGGGCCTGGCCGCCGCACGCGGACTGATGGACCGCATGATCGACCTGCTGCGCATCCTGCTGCTCCCGCACGCCGGCCGGGGCGACACCGCCCGGCTGCTGTCGCTGCCCCGCAACGAGAGGGCCGGACTGCTCAGCCCCACGGGGTGA